From a single Bacillus gobiensis genomic region:
- a CDS encoding MinD/ParA family protein: MDQAEYLRKLLAERKGQKISAKSAETIAVISGKGGVGKSNLSLNLSLSLLERNKKVLLIDLDIGMGNIDVLLGESSRYSLADLLQQEMSFQKAMTAGPLGLQYISGGSGLNSIIELNEQKWSFFSRELEELLDKYDYVIFDMGAGLTKEQLPFVVSSTHILVVATPEPTSLMDAYSAMKHITLNKKDLRFHVLMNRCLHQREGELAFSKLSKTMRTFLQQRISYLGNVPEDPLVRKAVTSQLPFVISHPHSKLSKSIYRVADAFLHTEEKRVEAKEASFLNKLSAFFKRG; this comes from the coding sequence ATGGATCAGGCTGAATATTTGCGAAAATTATTAGCGGAGAGGAAAGGGCAAAAAATATCCGCCAAATCGGCAGAAACGATCGCTGTCATAAGCGGGAAAGGCGGAGTTGGAAAATCGAATCTTTCCTTAAATCTATCGCTTTCTTTACTAGAAAGGAATAAAAAAGTCCTGTTAATCGATTTGGATATCGGGATGGGAAATATTGACGTCTTGCTTGGTGAGTCTTCTCGTTATTCTCTGGCAGATTTACTGCAGCAGGAAATGTCTTTTCAAAAAGCAATGACAGCCGGACCTTTAGGGCTGCAATATATTTCTGGCGGATCTGGATTAAATTCCATTATCGAACTGAATGAACAGAAATGGTCATTTTTCTCAAGGGAGCTTGAAGAGCTGCTGGATAAATATGATTATGTGATTTTCGACATGGGGGCGGGGTTAACGAAGGAACAGCTTCCGTTTGTCGTCTCATCCACACATATTTTAGTCGTGGCAACTCCTGAACCGACTTCATTAATGGATGCTTATAGCGCTATGAAGCACATTACGTTAAATAAAAAAGATTTGCGCTTCCATGTGCTGATGAACAGATGCCTGCACCAACGTGAAGGTGAGCTGGCATTTTCCAAATTGTCTAAAACGATGCGCACATTTTTGCAACAAAGGATTTCTTATCTTGGGAATGTCCCGGAGGATCCATTGGTTCGAAAAGCAGTAACGTCACAGCTCCCGTTCGTTATCAGCCATCCCCATTCTAAACTTTCAAAATCCATATATCGTGTGGCGGACGCGTTTCTACATACTGAAGAAAAAAGGGTGGAGGCAAAAGAAGCATCGTTTTTGAATAAGCTTTCCGCATTTTTTAAAAGGGGGTAG
- a CDS encoding protein-glutamate methylesterase/protein-glutamine glutaminase: protein MIRVLIVDDSAFMRKLLHDFFSSDPSITIAGTARNGRDALDKMEACSPDVITLDVEMPVMDGLETLEKILATERLPVIMVSSSTKTGTETTIKCLSLGAFDFVTKPSGSISLDLYTVKEELIEKVKAAARDSLRSFGEIATPIEYSPHINRDHLKRRVVCIGTSTGGPKALQIVLEEIPAAIAAPIFVVQHMPVGFTSSLASRLDQLCDVHVKEAEDGEFAMDGYVYIAPGGKQMSVVSVGSRLKIELCREDAKGGHCPSVNHLFRSLAKIKFRQKIAVVMTGMGNDGTEGLQKLLEEGQTHAIAESEESAIVFGMPKSVIATGLVHKVRHVNDIAGAIMSYMK, encoded by the coding sequence TTGATTCGTGTTCTTATCGTCGATGATTCTGCTTTTATGAGAAAGCTCCTTCACGATTTTTTTAGCTCGGATCCTTCCATAACCATAGCGGGAACAGCAAGAAATGGCAGAGACGCCTTGGATAAAATGGAAGCTTGCTCTCCGGATGTCATTACCTTAGATGTTGAAATGCCAGTCATGGATGGATTGGAAACGTTAGAGAAAATTCTTGCAACAGAGAGACTGCCTGTCATTATGGTTTCAAGCAGTACAAAAACAGGGACTGAGACGACCATCAAATGTCTCTCACTAGGTGCTTTTGATTTTGTCACTAAACCGTCAGGATCTATTTCATTGGATTTATATACTGTTAAAGAGGAATTAATCGAAAAAGTAAAAGCGGCAGCGAGAGACAGCCTTCGAAGTTTCGGCGAAATAGCGACTCCTATTGAGTACAGTCCTCATATTAATAGGGATCATTTGAAACGACGTGTCGTTTGTATCGGTACTTCGACAGGAGGGCCTAAAGCCCTTCAAATTGTTCTTGAGGAGATTCCGGCAGCCATCGCAGCCCCGATCTTTGTAGTCCAGCATATGCCTGTTGGATTTACGTCCTCTCTTGCTTCCAGACTTGACCAGCTGTGTGACGTACATGTGAAGGAAGCCGAAGATGGGGAGTTTGCAATGGATGGGTATGTATACATCGCTCCGGGGGGAAAACAGATGTCTGTTGTCTCAGTAGGTTCACGTTTGAAAATTGAGTTGTGCCGGGAGGATGCTAAGGGTGGTCATTGTCCATCAGTAAACCATTTATTCCGTTCACTCGCCAAGATAAAATTCCGCCAAAAAATCGCTGTAGTAATGACTGGAATGGGAAATGACGGAACGGAAGGGTTGCAAAAGCTGCTTGAAGAAGGCCAGACGCACGCCATTGCAGAATCAGAAGAATCAGCTATCGTGTTTGGAATGCCGAAATCTGTCATTGCTACGGGGTTGGTGCACAAAGTCAGACACGTTAACGACATTGCAGGTGCCATTATGTCTTATATGAAATAA
- a CDS encoding chemotaxis protein CheA, with protein MELNQYLDVFIEEGREHLQACNEKLLLLEKEPGDIHLIHDFFRSAHTLKGMSATMGFEDMAQLTHHLENVLDRLRNEEAPVSSEKIDLMFEALDHLEDILQSIIGGGDGKKHVGDICAKLNGDETSQEKPPASGSIQLTFDDVEKNVINEAIEQGYAFYQLTVSLKEDCLLKAVRVYMVFEQLNETGEVIKTIPDTEALETENFDSEFTMGYLSKQTKDEVIELIHKVSEIDAVRAEEINLEDVSPASNELQRPDQVQQAEQPVDEKSEVKKTSHSGTKTIRVNIDRLDSLMNLFEELVIDRGRLEQISKEINHQDLSDTVERMTRISGDLQSIILKMRMVPVETVFNRFPRMIRQLSKDLEKKIELTIDGADTELDRTVIDEIGDPLLHLLRNSIDHGIETQEVRKKNGKSDTGKVSLKAYHSGNHVFIEVKDDGAGINTKKVLEKAIAKNIVTDAEAESMSKNEIESLIFAPGFSTAEKISDISGRGVGLDVVKSKLESLGGMVTIESAEGEGSLFSIQLPLTLSIISVLLIKLGSETYAIPISSIIETAVIEKQDILYTHDREVIDFRGQTVPLVYLKEQFSVESISGEVEQMHVIVVQKGEKLTAFVVDSFIGQQEVVLKSVGDYLSGVFAISGATILGEGQVALIVDCNALIK; from the coding sequence GTGGAATTAAATCAATATTTAGACGTGTTTATTGAAGAAGGAAGAGAACATTTGCAAGCGTGTAATGAAAAACTTCTTTTACTCGAAAAAGAACCTGGGGATATTCATCTCATTCATGATTTTTTCAGATCCGCCCACACCCTTAAAGGCATGAGCGCAACGATGGGATTTGAGGATATGGCGCAGCTCACACATCATTTAGAAAATGTGCTTGATCGATTGCGCAACGAAGAAGCACCAGTCTCTTCAGAAAAAATCGATTTAATGTTTGAGGCACTCGATCATTTGGAAGACATCCTTCAATCCATCATTGGCGGCGGTGACGGCAAAAAACATGTCGGTGATATATGCGCAAAACTGAACGGGGATGAGACCAGCCAAGAAAAGCCTCCTGCATCCGGATCAATTCAGCTGACATTTGATGACGTCGAAAAAAATGTAATTAATGAAGCGATTGAGCAAGGCTATGCTTTTTATCAGCTGACTGTTTCCTTAAAAGAAGATTGCCTTCTAAAAGCAGTCCGGGTATATATGGTTTTTGAACAGCTGAATGAAACAGGAGAGGTTATTAAAACCATTCCGGATACAGAGGCTCTCGAAACAGAAAATTTTGACTCTGAATTCACAATGGGCTATCTTTCAAAACAAACGAAAGATGAAGTTATCGAGCTTATCCATAAGGTGTCTGAAATTGATGCCGTCCGTGCGGAAGAAATAAATCTTGAGGATGTAAGCCCTGCTTCAAATGAACTTCAAAGACCCGATCAAGTTCAGCAAGCCGAGCAGCCGGTTGATGAAAAATCGGAGGTGAAAAAAACCTCTCATTCAGGAACAAAAACGATTCGCGTCAATATTGACAGGCTTGATTCGTTGATGAATTTATTTGAAGAATTGGTGATTGACCGAGGCAGGCTGGAGCAAATTTCAAAAGAGATTAACCACCAGGATTTATCTGATACTGTAGAAAGAATGACTAGAATTTCCGGCGATCTCCAATCAATTATATTGAAGATGCGGATGGTTCCTGTCGAAACGGTCTTTAATCGTTTTCCGCGCATGATCCGGCAGCTCTCCAAAGATTTGGAAAAGAAAATAGAATTAACGATCGACGGTGCTGATACAGAGCTTGATCGAACGGTAATTGATGAGATTGGCGATCCACTTCTTCATCTTTTGCGCAATAGCATTGACCATGGAATCGAAACTCAAGAGGTACGAAAGAAAAACGGCAAATCCGATACGGGCAAAGTAAGTCTTAAAGCCTACCATAGCGGAAACCATGTTTTTATCGAAGTGAAAGATGACGGAGCAGGGATTAACACAAAGAAAGTATTGGAGAAAGCGATAGCGAAAAACATCGTAACGGACGCTGAAGCAGAATCTATGTCAAAAAATGAGATTGAGTCATTAATTTTTGCCCCGGGATTTTCGACTGCAGAGAAAATTTCCGATATCTCCGGGCGCGGTGTAGGTTTAGATGTTGTCAAAAGCAAGCTGGAATCTTTGGGTGGAATGGTCACGATAGAGTCAGCTGAAGGTGAAGGCTCACTTTTTTCGATACAGCTTCCGCTTACGTTATCAATCATTTCCGTCCTATTAATAAAGCTTGGATCAGAAACATATGCCATACCGATTTCATCCATCATTGAAACTGCGGTCATCGAAAAACAGGATATTTTATATACCCATGACAGGGAAGTGATTGACTTTAGAGGCCAAACGGTTCCATTGGTGTACCTGAAAGAGCAATTTTCAGTTGAATCTATATCCGGAGAAGTCGAACAGATGCATGTTATCGTCGTTCAAAAAGGCGAAAAATTAACTGCATTTGTCGTTGATTCCTTTATTGGACAGCAGGAAGTGGTATTAAAATCTGTTGGTGATTATTTGTCCGGTGTCTTTGCGATCTCTGGAGCAACCATTCTGGGAGAGGGCCAAGTTGCTCTTATTGTTGATTGCAACGCTTTAATTAAATAA
- a CDS encoding chemotaxis protein CheW, protein MSTAVQTEEKMIVIKLLGKEYVVPVLEVKSIERWQQPTRVPGVEAYIKGVINLRGVVTPIIDLQSRLELPSSEVSESTRIIIVAIGELEAGFIVDEANDVISACQHEIEQPTETAEKAADEWVTGIIKRGNRILNLLDSKAVLDRSIHSEPAQSLV, encoded by the coding sequence ATGAGCACAGCAGTTCAAACGGAAGAAAAGATGATAGTGATTAAGTTGTTGGGCAAAGAATACGTCGTTCCCGTACTTGAAGTAAAATCAATAGAAAGATGGCAGCAGCCGACAAGGGTTCCTGGAGTAGAAGCTTATATTAAAGGTGTGATTAATCTTAGAGGAGTTGTGACGCCAATCATTGATTTGCAAAGCAGGTTGGAGCTTCCATCATCTGAAGTTTCGGAGAGCACGAGGATCATCATCGTTGCCATTGGTGAGCTTGAAGCAGGTTTTATTGTTGATGAGGCTAATGATGTCATTTCTGCCTGTCAGCATGAAATTGAACAGCCTACGGAAACCGCAGAAAAGGCAGCTGATGAGTGGGTGACAGGAATAATTAAAAGAGGGAACAGGATTTTGAATCTTCTAGATTCGAAGGCAGTTCTCGATCGCAGCATACATTCCGAACCAGCACAAAGCTTGGTGTAG
- a CDS encoding chemotaxis protein CheC, with protein MNILLHMNEYQVDLLKEVGNIGAGHSATALATLLDRKIEMEVPYVKLLSFDELANFFGRADLTVVSIFLRMEGEFPGSLFVILPLDHAENIIQEVIGDSTFSMNILSSHELGNSALHEIGNILAGSYLSSIADLANLSLYPSVPEVTVDMFGAVIGEGLLELSQLGEQAMVIDTSIFDHKDRRDMKAHMFLLPTADSFEKLFAKLGVAQ; from the coding sequence ATGAATATCTTACTCCACATGAATGAGTATCAGGTCGATCTGCTAAAAGAGGTTGGAAATATTGGTGCGGGGCATTCTGCAACAGCATTAGCGACCCTGTTGGATCGAAAAATTGAAATGGAAGTCCCATATGTTAAGCTTTTATCCTTTGACGAACTAGCGAATTTTTTCGGCAGGGCGGACTTGACGGTTGTTAGTATATTTTTGCGGATGGAAGGGGAATTTCCTGGTTCCTTATTCGTTATATTACCTCTTGATCATGCAGAAAACATCATTCAAGAAGTGATCGGCGACTCCACTTTTTCGATGAACATTCTCTCAAGCCATGAATTAGGGAATTCTGCTCTTCATGAAATCGGTAATATATTGGCGGGCTCGTATTTGAGCTCTATTGCTGATCTAGCCAATCTTTCTTTGTACCCCAGCGTTCCTGAAGTAACGGTCGATATGTTTGGCGCCGTAATTGGAGAAGGGCTTCTCGAACTCAGCCAATTGGGGGAACAGGCTATGGTGATCGATACATCAATCTTCGACCATAAAGATAGGCGAGATATGAAAGCCCATATGTTTTTGCTG